The following proteins are co-located in the Mobula hypostoma chromosome 4, sMobHyp1.1, whole genome shotgun sequence genome:
- the LOC134344785 gene encoding pentraxin-related protein PTX3-like yields MAVFTMILWILLNVSYILANDYEDVQVINGMENKISFIPDVSCKCQKELTKWDKLFVMLENAQMKQNILQQSIHEVCKAEFQRVRSEMLQMKTIIADTTTKAIESAILHFTTYTDKKLTYNVEEFSKSKLENESEQKNTLQQLLSVAQDLSNRLRNLETIWQMITYMKDQTSSQDMNKTVSINLEAILNSYEPYQPRGEVTVSQKCSVKHTIPSDYDMALIFPMRSKKIFASVHPDKMILSSFTASIWVKVTDVMEKTIVLSYGTKINPLEIQLYFNQSSAMLSVHNSANMVIAENAVSPGHWVHFCGTWSNEDGNVTLWVNGKLAARSSGLAVGYVIPDRGILQLGQEKNGCCTGGGFDQKLAFSGKLTGFNIWDRILSEQEIQNLANHEHSNSMRGNVVGWSVTEVTVHGGAEFIYY; encoded by the exons ATGGCTGTATTTACAATGATCCTATGGATTCTACTCAATGTCTCCTATATTTTAGCAAATGATTATGAAGATGTGCAAGTTATTAATGGGATGGAAAATAAAATCTCATTTATACCAG ATGTTTCCTGTAAATGCCAAAAGGAACTCACTAAATGGGATAAGCTCTTTGTAATGCTGGAGAATGCCCAGATGAAACAGAACATCCTGCAACAATCCATTCATGAAGTGTGTAAGGCAGAATTCCAACGAGTCCGGTCCGAAATGCTCCAGATGAAAACCATCATTGCAGACACCACCACAAAAGCCATAGAGAGTGCAATTTTGCACTTCACAACGTACACCGACAAGAAGTTGACATACAATGTTGAAGAATTCAGCAAATCCAAATTAGAGAATGAATCAGAGCAGAAAAATACACTGCAGCAGCTTCTTTCAGTGGCTCAAGATCTGTCCAACAGACTCAGAAATCTTGAGACAATTTGGCAAATGATAACGTACATGAAGGATCAGACTTCATCTCAAGACATGAATAAAACAGTTTCAATAAACTTGGAAGCCATTCTGAATTCCTATGAACCGTACCAACCCAGAGGTGAAGTAACAGTGTCACAGAAATGCTCAGTGAAACACACAATACCATCAG ATTACGATATGGCTCTGATCTTCCCAATGCGTTCAAAGAAGATTTTTGCAAGTGTCCATCCAGACAAGATGATTCTTAGCTCCTTTACGGCTTCTATATGGGTAAAAGTCACAGATGTGATGGAAAAAACCATAGTGCTCTCCTATGGAACAAAAATAAATCCTTTAGAAATTCAGCTATACTTCAATCAATCTTCAGCCATGCTCTCTGTACACAATAGCGCCAACATGGTCATTGCTGAAAATGCAGTCTCCCCTGGGCACTGGGTACACTTTTGTGGAACGTGGAGCAACGAAGATGGAAATGTGACCCTTTGGGTGAATGGAAAACTTGCTGCAAGATCTTCAGGACTAGCAGTTGGATATGTTATTCCAGACAGAGGAATACTCCAACTGGGCCAGGAAAAGAATGGTTGCTGCACTGGAGGAGGCTTTGATCAAAAGTTGGCCTTTTCAGGAAAATTGACTGGATTCAATATATGGGACAGAATCCTTTCTGAACAGGAAATTCAAAACTTAGCCAATCATGAGCATTCCAACAGCATGAGGGGGAATGTTGTTGGCTGGAGTGTCACAGAGGTTACGGTGCATGGTGGTGCTGAATTCATCTACTATTAA